The Populus nigra chromosome 14, ddPopNigr1.1, whole genome shotgun sequence genome has a segment encoding these proteins:
- the LOC133672271 gene encoding large ribosomal subunit protein uL1y-like, with translation MSKLSGDTIREAVTTIKTGVNEKPRKFVQTIELQIGLKNYDPQKDKRFSGSVKLPHIPRPKMKVCMLGDAQHVEEATSIGLQWMDVEALKKLNKNKKLVKKLSKQYHAFLASESVIKQIPRLLGPGLNKAGKFPTLVTHQESLESKVNEIKATVKFQLKKVLCMGVAVGNCDMEDKQIFQNVQMSVNFLVSLLKKNWQNVKSLHLKSTMGTPVRLY, from the exons ATGAG TAAGCTTTCTGGGGATACAATTCGTGAAGCAGTTACTACTATCAAAACTGGTGTGAATGAGAAGCCTCGCAAGTTTGTTCAGACCATTGAGCTACAGATTGGATTGAAAAATTATGACCCCCAGAAGGACAAGAGGTTCAGTGGCTCTGTTAAGTTGCCTCACATACCCCGTCCCAAAATGAAGGTCTGCATGCTTGGAGATGCTCAACATGTGGAGGAG GCAACATCTATAGGCTTGCAATGGATGGACGTTGAAGCATTGAAGAAGCTAAACAAGAATAAGAAATTGGTCAAAAAGCTTTCCAAGCAGTACCATGCCTTTTTGGCATCAGAGTCTGTCATCAAGCAGATTCCTCGTCTTTTAGGCCCTGGTCTCAACAAGGCAG GAAAGTTTCCCACCCTCGTGACTCACCAAGAGTCATTGGAGTCTAAAGTTAATGAGATCAAGGCGACAGTGAAGTTCCAATTGAAGAAAGTCCTTTGCATGGGGGTTGCTGTTGGTAACTGCGACATGGAGGATAAGCAGATTTTCCAGAATGTTCAAATGTCCGTGAACTTCCTTGTTTCTTTGTTGAAGAAAAATTGGCAAAAT GTCAAGTCCCTGCACCTAAAGAGTACCATGGGCACACCAGTCCGCCTCTACTAA